The sequence below is a genomic window from bacterium.
GTTATTTGATATTGTATTTCCTGATATTGTATTGTCTGTTGATTGTGAAAGATAAATTCCACAACCAATCCCACCTTCGCCACCTGAACCCCTTGGTGCATAGCCACCTATTCCTCCTGTGTTTAATGATATTGTGTTTTCTTGAATTATGTTATCTGTTGAGCTTAAAAGATAAATTCCACATCCCCTTCCACCAGAACCACCATGGTCTACACCACCGGCTTGTCCTCCTTGTCCTCCTTGATTTTGTGAAATTGTGTTTTGTAAGATTGTATTATTTGTTGAGGAAGAAAGATAAATTCCACAACTAATCCCACCAGAACCACCTTTGCCATGAGGCTGATAGCCACCCCAACCACCTACTCCTATTCCTCCTCCTCCCCCTTGATTTTGAGAAATTGTATTACCCAAGATTGTATTATTTGTTGAGGAAGAAAGGTATATTCCGCAGCCAATTCCCCCCGAGCTACCTGAACCTACATAGTAGCCACCTGCTCCTCCTTGTCCTCCTATATTGTTTGAAATGGTATTGTTCAGCAGAACAACATTATTTGAGTTTAAAAGATAGATTCCTGTTCCAATTTCACCAATTGTACCATAGACACTACCACTACCATCATTACCTTTATTATCATGAATATAATTGTTCACAATTATAATTCCAGATACATTTTCAAGATAAACCCCTTGTTTTGCATAGCCTATATTGCAATAACTTATTGTTCCCTTTGCATTTGCTCCACTAAATTTAATCCCTTTCCAATCTCCTGCAGAAGGTGTAGTTTGGCTTGAAGTAAAGGTAATCGTTCCTGCAGGATTGCCAATAGCATTTAAAGTGCCGTAGCAAATCAGAGAAGTTTCAGTGGCAAACTTTACAGTTACCTCTGGCTCAATGGTTAAAATTACGCCATTGGCTACAATTACAGTATCTGTTGCAACATAAGGGCTATTTGCTAAAGCCCATGTTGTGTTGCTAGTAATTGTCCCATAAACATAAGTCTCTGCCCAAATTGGCTTAAAAGCCAAAAACCCTAAAACTACTAAAGACGCAAAGATTTGTCTTTTCATTTCACTTACCTCCTATTTCCCTCTTTTAGAGGGGTGTCAAACGAAGTTTGACGGGGTGTTTTCGTCGAAGTTCCACCTACCCCGTCAGGCTTCGCCTGCCACCCCTTCAAGGAAGGGGAATATTTATAATTCTTCATTTTATCTTAATTTAAGCATAAAATCATTTTTCATTTTTGTCAAGAAATTTTTTACATTCCTCAAGCATCTGTTTGGCATAAAGATTATTTGGATCAAGCTTTAAAGCATTCATAATACTTTCTTTTGCCTCTTTGAGCCTGTTGCTATAGAAATATATTGATCCTAATACACAATATGTCTCCTGTGAAGGATTAGACTTTACTAAACCCTCTGCCCTTTTGATTATTTCTTCTCTATAAATCTCTTTTCCAAAAATTCCAATTCCTCCTTCAGTTATAGAAAGAGCGAAAAATGGTTTAAATTCTCTATGTTTCCAAATATTGCCTAAAACTCTGTTGTATTCTTCAGGATTTTCCCAAGACACTACCCATTTGTCAATGCCATAAGAATTTATAATTATATAATCTGCCTTTTCAATGTTAGGAAAAGAATAAAGAGGGGCTTTCTGATGAGAAAAATGGGCAAGGAGGTTATCTTTAACAGAAAGAGACCTTTCTTTGGGAATTATCTTTTTTAACACCCCAAATATCTTTCTTTCTTCTTTTGTCTTGTAATAATATATTAGATTCTCTTTTGGAAATGAGAGGAAGGTTTTATGGTTGGTAGAATCATAAGAGAAAGCATGGTGGACAGTTCCTGTTTTTTGATTTAAAGCCCTTAAGCCAAAAAAGTAATTTGAAAGAATAGCTATTGATAGGAAATAGGGAAAGAATGCAAAGTGAAGGTGCTGATTTTTTAATTTTTTTAATAAAAAAGACAAGCCATAAGTAGATGAAATTACTGTAAAAGGAATAATAGAGGCTGGATATTGCCAAGTCAAAAGATATTGAGGATCCCAAGAAGATAAAAAGTGAAGAAGAACAACAGGAAGGACTAAAAAGAATATTTCAATTCCCATGATAGAAAAAACAGAAGAAGAAAAAATAAGAGCAAAAAGATTAGTTAATTTTTTATCAATATATGGGGAAAGTGCCTTTATTAAAGTCTTATGAGGTTTAAAAACAAGGTTTTTTATAGCCTCTTTAGGAGTCAAGCCAAGAGCACCATATCTTCCAAAATGTTTATAGGATTCTAATCCATGGCTAGTTGCTGCTCTAATTTTAGGAATCAATATACCTACTGAAAGACAAGCCCAAAATATTCCCAATAAAAATGTAGTTACTCCTATCTTTGTGCTTTTTTTAAAGAAACTATAGATACCAAAAGTCATTACTATAAGTGAAATCTCTTCTTTAATCATTAAAGAAAAAAATAAAAAGACAAAATAGGCAATCCAATTTCTTCTCTGAAGGAAATAGAAGCAAAGAGAGATAAAGAAAGGAGCCAGGCAAATTTCATAAAATTCAAAAAGAACTACCCTTGTAAGAAAGGGATGGAGAAGATAAACAAATGACAATGATAAACTTAAAAGGTTGTGTTGTAGCTTATCCCTTGCAATCAAAAATATAGGGATTGCTCCTAATCCAAGGAATAGGCTTTGTAGGATAAGAAGCATTCTTGGGTC
It includes:
- a CDS encoding DUF2079 domain-containing protein, which produces MKKKNKRPKDKKGFWIIILGNALLVLGFFLYKNIPFSIWKVFFLIFLISTFVFLNAQWLNLNKDIPKIATWLILLFLTSLYIAVYSYLSIIQYNGFFTGHFDLAYFDQIIWNAFYGRFFDPSLLGYNLLGEHFSPMLFIFVPFYALWQDPRMLLILQSLFLGLGAIPIFLIARDKLQHNLLSLSLSFVYLLHPFLTRVVLFEFYEICLAPFFISLCFYFLQRRNWIAYFVFLFFSLMIKEEISLIVMTFGIYSFFKKSTKIGVTTFLLGIFWACLSVGILIPKIRAATSHGLESYKHFGRYGALGLTPKEAIKNLVFKPHKTLIKALSPYIDKKLTNLFALIFSSSVFSIMGIEIFFLVLPVVLLHFLSSWDPQYLLTWQYPASIIPFTVISSTYGLSFLLKKLKNQHLHFAFFPYFLSIAILSNYFFGLRALNQKTGTVHHAFSYDSTNHKTFLSFPKENLIYYYKTKEERKIFGVLKKIIPKERSLSVKDNLLAHFSHQKAPLYSFPNIEKADYIIINSYGIDKWVVSWENPEEYNRVLGNIWKHREFKPFFALSITEGGIGIFGKEIYREEIIKRAEGLVKSNPSQETYCVLGSIYFYSNRLKEAKESIMNALKLDPNNLYAKQMLEECKKFLDKNEK